In Bacteroidales bacterium, a genomic segment contains:
- a CDS encoding DUF4836 family protein, translating to MKKLSLVFLWVAALVLTSCSKKTPDFVHSIPDDAIAVLSLHPMQIHTKGKINSFTSIKEKMKDEIWGQILENPLSTGLLMNEYAFVFVKMEEEAPVLGVVAGMKDVNKFKSTLSGIKEGISEEFQIREDYTWIQPDKEGVIAWNNKQMILLVSPDHDEFETSYFIESLDHMFSPVKEESITSLVDFKDFLGKMKDLNLWVSSDEMFDIIEMMAGDRMPDIPVALYNNYAQIYVDFANGAMNINGETHFSEEVEKNIEEFLVMKPALNKDMLNLAPGGQLLMALAGSVDMAKAQKMAGKFANPELDTVSNKVEMVTGMEIQDLLDALSGDFTIAINGVEGEAMIPLELYLGIGVNGQALQEKLMETVQGLAAVEEEGDFFIINIQGNEIYSGILNDVLVITNSKGYKEAVKDGSHDTPLTKSRFGDFTDGSFGMYVNLDLPKYPAMIQGLLAQRSGAQQWVSRITGPFDYLGVSAGNYKNRALLKTSDPSENSLYTIMKVIDSPE from the coding sequence ATGAAAAAATTATCGTTAGTATTCCTTTGGGTAGCCGCACTGGTCCTGACTTCCTGTTCGAAAAAGACCCCTGACTTTGTGCACAGCATACCGGATGATGCCATTGCAGTACTCTCGCTGCATCCGATGCAAATTCATACAAAAGGTAAGATCAATTCTTTTACCTCCATCAAGGAAAAAATGAAAGATGAAATCTGGGGGCAGATCCTTGAAAATCCTCTGAGCACCGGTCTTTTGATGAATGAGTATGCTTTTGTTTTCGTGAAGATGGAAGAGGAAGCCCCGGTTTTAGGAGTGGTCGCAGGAATGAAAGATGTGAATAAATTCAAATCCACGCTCTCCGGAATTAAGGAAGGAATCAGTGAAGAGTTTCAGATCAGGGAGGATTACACCTGGATCCAGCCTGACAAGGAAGGGGTAATTGCCTGGAACAACAAGCAGATGATTTTACTGGTCTCCCCGGATCATGATGAATTTGAAACATCCTACTTTATTGAATCCCTGGATCATATGTTCAGTCCGGTTAAAGAAGAGTCCATTACCAGTCTGGTCGATTTCAAAGATTTCCTGGGGAAAATGAAGGACCTCAATCTCTGGGTATCTTCCGATGAAATGTTTGATATCATCGAGATGATGGCGGGCGACAGAATGCCTGATATTCCGGTGGCTCTTTACAATAATTATGCACAAATCTATGTGGATTTTGCCAACGGGGCTATGAATATTAACGGGGAGACTCATTTCAGCGAAGAAGTTGAAAAAAATATCGAGGAATTCCTGGTCATGAAACCGGCTCTCAATAAAGACATGCTGAATCTGGCTCCCGGGGGTCAACTTTTAATGGCTCTGGCTGGTTCCGTGGACATGGCTAAAGCACAAAAGATGGCCGGGAAGTTTGCCAATCCGGAACTTGATACAGTCAGTAATAAGGTCGAGATGGTTACCGGAATGGAGATCCAGGATCTTCTGGATGCCCTTTCCGGCGATTTTACTATTGCCATTAACGGAGTGGAAGGTGAAGCCATGATCCCGCTGGAACTCTACCTGGGAATCGGAGTCAACGGCCAGGCTTTGCAGGAAAAACTCATGGAAACAGTTCAGGGGCTTGCAGCCGTGGAAGAGGAGGGCGATTTCTTCATCATAAACATCCAGGGTAACGAAATATACAGCGGTATCCTGAACGATGTCCTGGTAATCACCAATTCAAAAGGATATAAGGAAGCCGTGAAGGACGGAAGCCATGATACTCCGCTGACCAAATCCAGGTTTGGTGATTTTACCGATGGTTCCTTTGGAATGTATGTGAATCTGGACCTTCCCAAATACCCTGCCATGATCCAGGGTCTGCTTGCCCAGAGGTCCGGGGCTCAGCAATGGGTGTCACGTATTACCGGTCCTTTTGATTACCTGGGTGTAAGCGCCGGAAACTACAAAAACAGGGCCTTATTAAAAACCAGCGACCCATCGGAGAACAGTTTGTATACCATCATGAAAGTTATTGACTCTCCGGAATAA
- a CDS encoding ATP-binding cassette domain-containing protein: MTIRLEKMIPLPMLEQDTSGSEVWEADSLLLEQGKSYVAEASSGRGKTSLLSVIYGLRTDYQGVVFIDDRDLRSLSLKEWSSYRKNRLSFIFQGLELFEDLTALENIRLKNELTAYQTNDRILEMAGMLGIEPFLKRKAGILSFGQQQRVAIIRALCQPFNFLLADECFSHMDRENSLAAYQLIRQECEARRAGLILTSLNKTDLPDTLARLKL; this comes from the coding sequence ATGACCATCCGGCTCGAAAAGATGATACCCCTGCCGATGCTGGAGCAGGACACCTCCGGCTCCGAAGTCTGGGAAGCAGATTCCCTGTTGCTCGAGCAGGGTAAGAGCTATGTGGCCGAAGCTTCCTCGGGAAGAGGAAAAACAAGCCTCCTTTCTGTCATTTATGGCCTTCGGACCGATTACCAGGGGGTGGTCTTCATAGATGACCGGGATCTTAGAAGCCTCTCCCTGAAGGAATGGTCGTCTTACCGGAAAAACAGACTCTCTTTTATCTTTCAGGGGCTTGAGTTGTTTGAAGATCTGACTGCCCTGGAAAACATCCGTTTGAAAAATGAGCTGACCGCTTACCAGACGAACGACAGAATCCTGGAGATGGCCGGGATGCTGGGAATTGAGCCTTTTCTGAAACGAAAAGCCGGGATTCTTTCCTTTGGCCAGCAACAGAGAGTGGCCATTATTCGCGCACTCTGTCAACCCTTCAATTTCCTGCTGGCCGATGAATGTTTCAGCCACATGGACCGGGAAAACAGTCTCGCAGCCTACCAGCTGATCCGCCAGGAGTGTGAAGCGCGCCGGGCCGGATTGATCCTGACTTCTCTCAATAAAACGGACCTTCCAGATACTCTTGCAAGATTAAAACTATGA
- the rpsT gene encoding 30S ribosomal protein S20, which yields MAHHLSAKKRIRQAESKRANNKYSARTTRNAVKKLRGTTDKEAATEQYSEVVSMLDRLAKNNVIHKNKASNLKSKLSKHVNSL from the coding sequence ATGGCACATCATTTATCAGCGAAGAAGAGGATCAGGCAAGCAGAGTCGAAGCGAGCAAATAACAAGTATTCCGCCAGGACCACAAGGAACGCCGTGAAAAAACTGCGTGGAACTACCGATAAGGAAGCCGCCACAGAGCAGTATTCAGAAGTAGTTTCCATGCTTGACAGACTTGCCAAGAACAATGTAATTCACAAGAATAAGGCCTCCAATCTCAAGTCGAAGCTTTCAAAGCACGTGAACAGCCTGTAA
- the radC gene encoding DNA repair protein RadC, which yields MNKYNSHALTTWAVEERPREKVMANGVHYLSDSELLAILLGSGTKNMTAVELARFVLKESGNNLQQLGRQGISDLVKIKGVGPAKAITLLAALELGRRRAGMQHTEKIPVKSSETVFRIFHPLMGDLEHEEFWLLMLNRANRVLGRYKVSQGGLSGTVIDTRIILKKSLDNLASSIIVCHNHPSGNMQPSDADVKITEKLKKAAEMLEIKLLDHVIIADKSYFSFADEGLIH from the coding sequence ATGAACAAATACAACTCACACGCCCTGACCACCTGGGCAGTGGAAGAGCGCCCCAGAGAAAAAGTGATGGCCAACGGGGTCCACTACCTCTCCGATTCAGAGCTCCTGGCAATTTTGCTGGGTTCGGGCACAAAAAATATGACAGCGGTAGAACTGGCCCGCTTCGTTTTGAAAGAGTCGGGGAACAATCTGCAGCAACTGGGAAGGCAGGGAATCAGCGATCTGGTAAAAATTAAAGGGGTTGGACCGGCCAAGGCGATCACTCTGCTGGCTGCCCTGGAACTCGGCCGCAGGAGGGCGGGGATGCAGCATACGGAAAAAATACCGGTTAAATCCAGTGAAACGGTCTTCCGGATCTTTCATCCGCTGATGGGCGACCTGGAACATGAAGAGTTCTGGCTGCTGATGCTTAACCGGGCAAACAGGGTGTTGGGAAGGTATAAAGTCAGCCAGGGCGGACTCTCAGGGACAGTGATCGATACCAGGATCATACTGAAAAAATCCCTGGATAACCTGGCCTCCTCCATCATTGTTTGCCACAACCACCCCTCGGGCAATATGCAACCCAGCGATGCCGATGTGAAAATCACCGAGAAATTAAAAAAAGCGGCCGAAATGCTGGAAATTAAACTATTGGATCATGTTATTATAGCAGATAAGTCCTATTTTAGTTTCGCAGATGAAGGATTGATTCACTAA
- the folK gene encoding 2-amino-4-hydroxy-6-hydroxymethyldihydropteridine diphosphokinase, whose translation MNLIYLSLGSNLGRREQNLNEAVKLIQQRIGRMEAISSYYDSEAWGYTSENRFCNCCISIRSALGPLPLLDLLQDIEAEMGRGKGGAGYSDRIIDIDMLLYGHMQMDHPRLSLPHPSMGDRRFVLVPLAEMAPELIHPVSGISIREMLEQCSDQSEVLPAGQDLFRRSSSQNI comes from the coding sequence ATGAATCTGATATACCTTTCACTGGGAAGCAACCTGGGCAGGCGGGAACAAAACCTTAACGAGGCGGTGAAGCTGATTCAGCAAAGGATCGGCAGGATGGAAGCCATCTCTTCTTACTATGATTCGGAAGCCTGGGGATATACCAGTGAGAACAGGTTCTGTAACTGCTGTATTTCAATCAGAAGCGCCCTTGGGCCGCTTCCTTTACTGGATCTCTTGCAGGATATAGAAGCAGAGATGGGCAGGGGAAAGGGCGGAGCGGGTTACAGCGACAGGATCATTGATATTGATATGCTGCTGTACGGGCACATGCAGATGGATCATCCCCGCTTATCACTTCCTCATCCATCCATGGGAGACCGCAGGTTTGTCCTGGTTCCGCTGGCCGAAATGGCCCCTGAACTGATACATCCTGTTTCGGGAATAAGCATCCGTGAGATGTTGGAACAGTGTTCCGATCAGTCGGAAGTCCTGCCGGCAGGTCAGGACCTGTTCAGAAGAAGTTCATCCCAGAACATATAG